A single region of the Chloroflexota bacterium genome encodes:
- a CDS encoding LacI family DNA-binding transcriptional regulator has translation MNRPTQVDVAKRAGVSRATVSYVLNGATNKGVPISAETQQRVWDAIEELGYEPHAQARSLRSGGATKTIGILIPDVRNPHYWEMMEGFELEARQWGYHVMMYSSELSGERGITILRALAGRRIDGIIIIGSYVTYSKEAQIILNQLLKQQLPIVLGNFDYETDCLHSDYRHATTELLHYLYGLGHRQISLLYGVAPDEEALDRLEPYKAFLNEHQLPLLETSVIECGPTIRDGYLAACRIFSVDSPPTALVCVNDWLAMGAIRAAHEYNLRVPDDISISGYDGINLGEYMTPSLTTVSWDTIKWSREAFRFLVRRLEDPNEDYQKVTIPHEVLIRESTGAAPQLPASTWEERR, from the coding sequence ATGAATCGTCCCACACAAGTTGATGTTGCCAAACGAGCGGGCGTATCACGAGCGACTGTCTCGTATGTGCTCAATGGCGCCACGAACAAAGGCGTACCGATCTCCGCTGAGACCCAGCAGCGTGTTTGGGATGCAATCGAAGAATTAGGGTATGAACCCCACGCACAAGCACGTTCGCTGCGTTCCGGCGGGGCGACAAAAACAATCGGTATTTTGATTCCCGATGTGCGGAATCCACATTATTGGGAGATGATGGAAGGGTTTGAACTTGAAGCGCGTCAGTGGGGTTATCATGTGATGATGTATAGCAGTGAACTCAGCGGGGAACGCGGAATCACGATTTTGAGGGCGCTTGCTGGACGCCGAATTGATGGGATTATCATCATTGGTTCCTATGTTACTTATTCCAAAGAGGCACAAATCATCCTCAATCAACTGTTGAAACAACAATTGCCGATCGTGCTTGGCAATTTCGATTACGAGACCGACTGTTTGCACTCTGATTATCGCCACGCGACCACTGAGTTGCTGCATTATCTTTATGGTCTTGGGCATCGTCAAATCAGTTTATTGTATGGCGTTGCTCCGGATGAGGAAGCGCTTGACCGTTTGGAGCCATATAAAGCTTTCTTGAATGAGCATCAGTTGCCATTATTAGAGACATCTGTTATTGAGTGTGGACCTACAATTCGAGATGGCTATTTAGCGGCATGCCGGATTTTTTCAGTGGATTCTCCCCCCACTGCATTAGTGTGTGTAAATGATTGGTTGGCGATGGGGGCAATCAGGGCTGCGCATGAGTACAACCTTCGCGTGCCGGATGATATATCTATTTCAGGATATGACGGGATTAATTTAGGTGAATATATGACTCCCAGCTTGACGACTGTTTCATGGGACACGATTAAATGGAGTCGGGAGGCATTTCGGTTTTTGGTGCGGCGGCTGGAGGATCCTAATGAAGATTATCAGAAAGTGACGATCCCTCACGAAGTGTTAATTCGAGAATCAACCGGAGCCGCTCCGCAGCTTCCTGCATCAACATGGGAAGAAAGGAGGTGA
- a CDS encoding extracellular solute-binding protein has product MKTKSKLLFAVILLVAMVLSACQPAAEPVVEEAPQPAAEETAAEEETVVEEAPAAEEAEPVTLEFYHWFGADIGETLIKEINDRFHAEYPNITVEFETADTDTYEQVMTTRLSANDAPDVFGVFPGTKFHPQAEAGYLMDLSNEPWVGSLFDGAKFVSTYNGKVMTMPVDANVIGVIYNKQIFADLGLDVPANWDEFLAVCETVKASGVAPLALGLQDAWVTQLIPYAMAPSAIYRDNIDFDAQMYAGEATFVGSAWEGMMADYLDLEAKGYVNADALGTGYELANDLMANGEAAMLVQGNWAIAALREKAPDAEWGMFPLPYDAGGDVWVSSAIGITITLSADTEYPEEAKAYLDFWARPEIMDLYLTQRGAFPASEGMNPTIDEAAGEMLPYLEVGSYPFLDQNWPAGVQDVMLAGIQSVFAGEMTVEEMLQEMDAAWASATN; this is encoded by the coding sequence ATGAAAACGAAGAGCAAGTTACTTTTTGCGGTTATTTTGCTTGTGGCAATGGTGTTGAGTGCATGTCAACCCGCCGCCGAGCCTGTTGTGGAAGAAGCGCCACAACCCGCAGCCGAAGAGACTGCCGCTGAAGAAGAAACAGTGGTCGAAGAAGCGCCCGCCGCTGAAGAAGCTGAACCTGTGACCCTTGAGTTTTATCACTGGTTTGGCGCGGATATTGGCGAAACGCTTATCAAAGAAATTAATGATCGCTTCCATGCTGAATACCCCAATATCACCGTTGAATTTGAGACGGCAGATACGGATACCTATGAGCAAGTAATGACGACGCGCCTTTCGGCAAATGATGCCCCTGATGTATTTGGCGTTTTCCCCGGCACGAAGTTCCATCCCCAGGCAGAAGCGGGATATTTGATGGACCTGAGCAACGAACCCTGGGTTGGCAGCCTGTTTGATGGCGCCAAATTCGTTTCCACCTACAATGGCAAAGTGATGACCATGCCGGTAGACGCCAATGTGATCGGTGTGATCTACAATAAGCAGATTTTTGCCGATTTGGGCTTAGACGTTCCCGCAAACTGGGATGAATTCCTTGCGGTCTGTGAAACGGTCAAGGCTTCTGGTGTGGCGCCCCTAGCGCTTGGCTTGCAGGATGCCTGGGTAACACAATTGATCCCTTATGCGATGGCGCCTTCTGCGATTTATCGCGATAATATCGACTTTGATGCCCAAATGTATGCAGGCGAAGCCACCTTTGTCGGCTCTGCCTGGGAAGGCATGATGGCGGATTACCTTGACCTTGAAGCCAAAGGCTACGTGAATGCAGATGCGTTGGGCACCGGCTACGAGCTGGCAAACGATCTGATGGCGAATGGTGAAGCTGCCATGTTGGTTCAGGGCAACTGGGCAATTGCCGCCTTGCGTGAAAAAGCCCCCGATGCTGAATGGGGCATGTTCCCACTGCCTTATGATGCCGGCGGCGATGTCTGGGTATCTTCCGCGATCGGGATCACGATCACTCTTTCTGCCGACACCGAATATCCCGAAGAAGCGAAGGCTTATTTAGACTTCTGGGCGCGCCCTGAGATTATGGACCTCTATTTGACCCAAAGAGGCGCTTTTCCGGCATCTGAAGGCATGAACCCGACCATTGACGAAGCGGCAGGGGAAATGCTGCCTTACCTTGAAGTTGGTTCATACCCCTTCCTTGACCAGAACTGGCCCGCTGGCGTGCAAGATGTAATGCTGGCAGGGATACAGTCTGTCTTTGCCGGCGAGATGACTGTTGAGGAAATGCTCCAGGAAATGGATGCCGCTTGGGCAAGTGCAACCAATTAA
- a CDS encoding sugar ABC transporter permease: MQAKSGRSFFVGRARWRAILGDSLFVLPAVVIFSVFFIYPVASSFYISLTKWNGLNPQLDFVGLQNFAKIWEDKHFWQALGNTFKYAFFATTIQNILGMVLALAVSHKSFRGFRVLFLIPPLLSSIALGSIWKYMFAPNGVINQLLTNFGLETWTQSWLGNPDIALYSLVATTIWRWVGMSMIIYLAGLQAIPEVIQEAASIDGANAWQRFWYITFPLIAPAFTINVVLSMIGSLKEFDLIYIMTQGGPGRATESITTFIFRQAFDFTKFGYGTAVAVVMFAIILILSLIQLTYLTRREVQL; this comes from the coding sequence ATGCAAGCAAAATCAGGGCGAAGCTTTTTTGTCGGTCGAGCGCGGTGGCGGGCTATCCTTGGAGACAGCCTCTTTGTCCTTCCTGCAGTAGTGATTTTCTCGGTTTTTTTTATTTATCCCGTCGCAAGCAGTTTTTACATCAGCCTGACCAAGTGGAACGGTCTCAATCCGCAGCTTGATTTTGTCGGCTTGCAAAACTTTGCCAAAATTTGGGAAGATAAACATTTCTGGCAAGCGCTTGGCAACACTTTTAAATACGCTTTTTTTGCGACCACCATTCAAAATATACTTGGAATGGTGCTGGCGCTCGCGGTTTCACATAAATCCTTCCGCGGTTTTCGCGTTCTCTTTCTTATTCCGCCTTTATTAAGCAGTATTGCACTTGGCAGTATCTGGAAATATATGTTTGCTCCCAACGGGGTAATTAACCAACTCTTGACCAATTTTGGACTGGAGACTTGGACACAAAGCTGGCTTGGCAACCCCGATATTGCCTTATACAGTCTCGTTGCCACCACGATATGGCGTTGGGTTGGCATGTCGATGATTATTTACCTTGCCGGGCTGCAAGCCATCCCCGAAGTCATTCAGGAAGCCGCCAGCATCGATGGCGCCAATGCCTGGCAGCGATTTTGGTATATCACCTTTCCCCTCATCGCGCCTGCCTTCACCATTAACGTCGTTCTCTCAATGATCGGCTCTCTAAAAGAGTTCGACCTAATCTACATCATGACGCAGGGAGGACCCGGACGCGCCACCGAATCAATCACCACCTTTATTTTCCGGCAAGCCTTCGACTTCACCAAATTTGGTTATGGCACAGCCGTTGCGGTAGTTATGTTTGCCATTATTCTGATCTTATCCTTAATCCAACTCACTTACCTCACTCGGCGGGAGGTGCAGCTATGA
- a CDS encoding carbohydrate ABC transporter permease has product MSLKRQQLWGKTVSLLIVLTWTIITIIPLAMMISAAIKSPAELAENPFGFPQDIQWDTFSRAWNEANLTRGMKNSIILTSVSIFFLIVFGASAAYPLARRTKWTPIFYFFLSGIMVPFQLAMLPLYRLMKMLDLINTYTGIIFIYVAVSLPMVIFLYTGFIKGINRELEEAAMVDGAGKLRIFWQIIFPLLKPVTSTVIIMNIMSLWNDFFMVLLFLPKKEMRTLQLSIFTFVGQYNSKLNLVMAAVILSILPMITVFLLLQKHFIKGMAGGAVKG; this is encoded by the coding sequence ATGAGCCTTAAGCGACAGCAACTTTGGGGTAAAACGGTCTCTTTATTGATCGTCTTAACGTGGACAATCATCACAATTATTCCTCTTGCAATGATGATTTCCGCCGCAATTAAATCCCCAGCAGAGTTGGCGGAAAATCCCTTCGGATTCCCACAAGATATTCAATGGGACACCTTCAGCAGAGCGTGGAACGAAGCCAATTTAACTCGCGGCATGAAAAACAGTATCATCCTGACCTCCGTCTCGATTTTCTTTTTAATCGTTTTTGGCGCTTCCGCCGCATATCCCCTTGCCCGCCGCACCAAGTGGACGCCGATTTTCTACTTTTTTCTATCAGGCATCATGGTGCCCTTCCAGCTTGCCATGCTGCCACTCTACCGTCTGATGAAAATGCTCGACCTGATTAATACCTACACAGGCATCATTTTCATTTACGTTGCAGTATCGCTTCCAATGGTAATTTTTCTCTATACAGGATTCATCAAAGGCATCAACCGTGAGTTAGAAGAAGCCGCAATGGTCGATGGCGCGGGAAAACTCCGTATATTTTGGCAAATCATTTTCCCCCTGCTCAAACCCGTCACATCCACCGTCATCATCATGAATATCATGTCCCTCTGGAATGATTTTTTCATGGTCTTACTCTTCCTGCCCAAAAAAGAAATGCGCACACTGCAACTTTCCATTTTTACCTTTGTAGGGCAATATAATAGCAAACTAAATCTCGTCATGGCAGCCGTGATTCTCTCCATCCTGCCCATGATAACGGTCTTTCTGCTGCTCCAAAAGCACTTTATCAAAGGTATGGCGGGCGGAGCCGTTAAAGGATAG
- a CDS encoding family 78 glycoside hydrolase catalytic domain produces the protein MSKIPSVNLSVEHRSEAFGIGMAAPRLSWRVGTDLQNWRQNAYEIEKYAADGKLLEKTGRINSEQSLLVDWMFAPLQSRERVSVRVRVWGQDGSESPWSELVSVEAALFQPEDWHAKFITPTWDENPDRSNPSPYLRREFDLRSNIKSARLYITALGVYEAEINGQLVSDHVLAPGWTAYDEHLRYQTFDVTDLLISGKNAIGAILGDGWYRGRLGFGGGKRNIYGDKLALLAQLEIQYADGSKETIITDENWRASKGAILTSSIYDGESYDVRLEPVDWTKPGFDDSAWLPTTTLRQSLNSLSAPLGVPVRRIETLAPVSITTSPSGKTLVDFGQNLVGRIQLKVTGEAGQVITLRHAEVLENGELGTRPLRMAKATDRYICKGEDVEIWEPRFTFHGFRYVEISGWNGELTFENLSAIVIHSDMERTGWFECSDPLLNQLHQNVVWGMRGNFLDVPTDCPQRDERMGWTGDIQVFSPTASFLYDASGFLQSWLKDLAIEQRKLGGSVPAVVPSILPFGAGAAAWGDAATVVPWVLYQRFGDAHILADQFESMCNWVDFIATQAGENQLWDTGFQFGDWLDPTAPPDKPAQARTDKTIVANAYFAHSAELVARSAQILGRKDTEKKYRILAEKAKNAFAREYVTPTGRMMSDAETAYALALVFDLLPTVEQRQYAGKRLAALVLDSGYRIRTGFVGTPLICDALCQTGQYRTAYRLLMQKENPSWLYPVTMGATTIWERWDSMLPDGSINPGEMTSFNHYALGAVADWMQRTIGGIAPVEAGYRRMEIAPHPSAGLTHANTQHRTPYGLAKVFWTIENDTFTLGIVIPPNTSAEITLPNGEKHEVGSGQWHWSQPWQDPDAATPYTVDNIVGEIMYDPTATGIIFGVLDRLGAPGFIKGILSNERNMPLREALKMLPNYDQAVETMNAALANL, from the coding sequence ATGTCAAAAATACCTTCGGTAAATCTCTCCGTCGAACACCGCAGCGAAGCCTTCGGCATCGGCATGGCTGCCCCACGTCTTTCATGGCGTGTCGGAACAGACCTGCAAAACTGGCGCCAAAACGCCTACGAGATCGAAAAATACGCCGCTGATGGCAAACTGCTCGAAAAAACGGGACGAATTAATTCAGAGCAATCCCTGCTTGTGGATTGGATGTTTGCCCCGCTCCAATCCCGTGAACGTGTCTCGGTGCGGGTGCGTGTCTGGGGACAGGACGGCAGCGAATCGCCCTGGAGTGAACTTGTTTCCGTTGAAGCGGCTTTATTTCAACCCGAAGATTGGCACGCCAAATTCATCACCCCAACCTGGGATGAAAACCCCGACCGATCAAACCCATCCCCCTACTTACGCCGAGAATTTGACCTGCGCTCTAACATCAAATCCGCCCGTCTCTACATCACCGCCCTCGGCGTTTACGAAGCCGAAATCAACGGGCAACTCGTCAGCGACCATGTTCTCGCCCCCGGCTGGACAGCCTACGACGAACACCTGCGTTATCAAACTTTCGATGTCACCGACCTGCTCATATCAGGCAAAAACGCCATCGGTGCAATTTTGGGCGATGGCTGGTATCGTGGACGGCTTGGGTTTGGCGGTGGCAAGCGCAATATCTACGGGGACAAACTTGCTTTGCTTGCACAGCTTGAAATCCAATATGCCGATGGCTCAAAAGAAACCATTATCACCGACGAAAACTGGCGTGCCTCCAAAGGCGCTATCTTGACGAGCAGCATCTACGACGGTGAAAGCTACGATGTTCGTCTCGAACCCGTTGACTGGACCAAGCCGGGCTTTGACGATTCTGCCTGGCTGCCAACGACCACGCTCAGGCAGAGTCTGAATTCGCTGTCTGCTCCGCTTGGGGTTCCCGTCCGCCGTATCGAGACCCTGGCACCTGTGTCCATCACCACATCTCCATCTGGAAAGACATTGGTCGACTTTGGGCAGAATCTCGTAGGCAGAATCCAACTCAAGGTTACGGGCGAAGCGGGGCAGGTCATCACCCTGCGCCACGCAGAAGTGCTCGAAAACGGTGAACTCGGCACCCGTCCGCTGCGCATGGCAAAAGCCACTGACCGCTATATCTGCAAAGGCGAAGACGTGGAAATCTGGGAGCCGAGATTTACCTTCCACGGCTTCCGTTATGTCGAAATCAGCGGCTGGAATGGCGAACTCACCTTCGAAAACCTAAGCGCCATCGTCATCCACTCGGATATGGAGCGCACGGGCTGGTTCGAATGCTCTGACCCGCTGCTCAACCAATTGCATCAAAATGTAGTTTGGGGCATGCGTGGCAACTTCCTCGACGTCCCGACCGATTGCCCGCAGCGTGACGAGCGCATGGGCTGGACAGGTGATATTCAGGTCTTTTCGCCGACTGCTTCATTTTTATATGATGCCAGTGGATTTTTGCAATCGTGGCTCAAAGATCTGGCAATTGAACAGCGTAAGCTGGGCGGCAGCGTCCCCGCTGTTGTGCCAAGTATCCTGCCTTTTGGCGCTGGCGCAGCCGCCTGGGGCGATGCGGCAACCGTCGTGCCCTGGGTCTTATACCAACGCTTTGGTGACGCCCACATTTTGGCAGATCAGTTCGAGAGCATGTGCAATTGGGTCGATTTCATTGCCACGCAGGCAGGAGAAAACCAGCTCTGGGATACGGGCTTCCAGTTTGGCGACTGGCTTGACCCGACCGCTCCGCCCGACAAACCCGCACAAGCCCGCACCGATAAAACAATTGTTGCCAACGCCTATTTTGCGCATTCTGCCGAGCTGGTCGCTCGCAGCGCTCAAATTCTGGGGCGCAAAGACACAGAAAAGAAGTACCGTATTTTGGCAGAAAAAGCCAAAAACGCCTTTGCCCGTGAATACGTCACCCCCACAGGACGCATGATGAGCGATGCCGAAACCGCTTATGCGCTCGCCCTGGTTTTCGACTTACTCCCCACTGTAGAACAACGCCAATATGCAGGCAAACGTCTAGCAGCGCTGGTGCTGGATAGCGGCTATCGTATCCGCACGGGTTTTGTCGGCACGCCGCTCATCTGCGATGCTCTTTGTCAAACGGGACAGTATCGCACCGCCTATCGCCTGCTCATGCAGAAAGAAAACCCATCCTGGCTTTACCCCGTCACGATGGGCGCCACCACCATCTGGGAGCGCTGGGACTCGATGCTGCCAGATGGCTCGATCAACCCGGGTGAGATGACCTCCTTCAACCATTACGCCCTCGGCGCAGTCGCCGACTGGATGCAGCGCACCATCGGCGGCATCGCTCCTGTGGAGGCTGGCTACCGCCGCATGGAAATTGCACCCCACCCCAGTGCCGGACTTACGCACGCCAACACCCAACATCGTACCCCCTACGGGTTGGCGAAAGTCTTCTGGACTATTGAAAACGACACCTTCACGCTGGGTATTGTTATCCCGCCCAACACCAGCGCAGAAATCACCCTGCCAAACGGCGAAAAGCATGAAGTCGGCTCAGGCCAATGGCATTGGTCGCAACCCTGGCAAGACCCTGATGCTGCCACGCCCTACACCGTTGACAACATCGTCGGCGAGATCATGTACGACCCCACAGCCACGGGCATCATCTTTGGTGTGCTGGATCGACTCGGCGCACCGGGCTTCATCAAAGGGATTTTGTCCAACGAGCGCAATATGCCCTTGCGGGAAGCGCTCAAAATGCTGCCCAATTATGACCAAGCCGTTGAAACCATGAACGCCGCCCTCGCCAATCTCTAA
- a CDS encoding family 78 glycoside hydrolase catalytic domain, whose translation MSANILVNDLRCESLQNPIGIDTKQPQLSWKLIAKRHGVLQSAYQVQVSKTITWDEFVWDSGKVLSDNSIAVKYVGQALESRQRYFWRVRIWDENDSPSGWSMVAFWEMGLLNPNDWAAHWIEPEQDAAKPEPPINMFQNLGTISPQPDADYARLNPAQYLRKEFSAQKTVAKARIYATAHGIYQLSLNGARIGDIELAPEITAYDSYLQYQTYDVTKMLATGKNVLGAILGDGWYRGRIGLPGDSCQYGDKLALLLKLEIEYEDGSRETIISDESFKSSTGALVYADLFIGERYDATLENTGWDRLGFEDSAWKNVNTANFGYNNLVAQYGEPLRIVQEIKPVAIIKTPNGETVVDLGQNIHGKIRMSVQGTTKTEIVLDHAEMLDADGNFMQQIRGRNKDQRDVYVCKGEDVEVYEPFFTTHGFRYVRITGYPGEPTVDDFIGLVIASDLRESGSFTCSDERINQLQENIRWSQTGNFVSIPTDCPQRERAGFTGDAQVFIPTACFNMDVHAFFTRWLRNLQIEQREDGQVPATVPYWRSYIEMFTPIQGGAHTSAGWGDACIIIPWTLYQSYGDERVLAENYATMLRWLDYVRQEAESGIPERLGELSADARERQKHLWNTGFHFGDWLIPSLTGGYSNPFDAANATKEVVASAFYAYSTELMTQIAAVLGKEDDEQRFAELNEKIRSAFAKEYLGDDGSLPAHYQGMYVMALKMKLMPAEMRLPVTEQLVGLIAENGYRLDTGFVSVPYLLDVLSENGRQDVAYKLLFQTQCPSWLYEVVRGATTIWETWDAIAPNGEVTLASFNHYAFGAVGDWLYRHVAGLDKAQAGYKHIVIHPHPDEHLTHTKATYQSVYGEIVSGWELEDGLLRVDAKIPPNTTATLRLVGANGQLVASELPTTQSGNDLLVEVGSGTYRFEYPYSV comes from the coding sequence ATGTCTGCAAACATACTCGTCAACGATCTACGCTGTGAAAGTCTGCAAAATCCTATCGGCATCGACACGAAGCAACCACAACTCTCATGGAAACTCATCGCCAAACGTCACGGCGTGCTGCAAAGCGCCTATCAGGTTCAGGTCTCCAAAACAATCACCTGGGATGAATTTGTCTGGGATTCGGGCAAGGTGCTTTCCGACAATTCGATTGCGGTGAAATATGTGGGACAGGCGCTCGAATCCCGCCAGCGTTATTTTTGGCGGGTGCGCATCTGGGATGAGAACGATTCGCCCTCAGGCTGGAGCATGGTTGCCTTCTGGGAAATGGGATTGCTCAACCCCAACGATTGGGCTGCCCACTGGATCGAACCCGAACAGGATGCCGCTAAACCAGAGCCGCCCATCAACATGTTCCAAAACCTGGGAACGATCTCACCGCAACCTGACGCCGATTATGCCCGCCTTAACCCTGCCCAATATCTCCGCAAGGAATTTTCAGCGCAAAAAACGGTCGCCAAAGCCCGCATCTATGCCACAGCGCATGGCATTTATCAACTCTCCCTCAACGGCGCACGGATCGGCGATATTGAACTCGCTCCTGAAATCACCGCCTACGACAGCTACCTGCAATACCAAACCTACGATGTGACCAAAATGCTCGCCACTGGCAAAAACGTGCTCGGCGCCATCCTCGGCGACGGCTGGTATCGTGGTCGCATTGGTCTGCCTGGCGATAGCTGCCAGTACGGCGACAAGCTCGCTCTCCTGCTCAAACTCGAAATCGAATACGAAGACGGCAGCCGAGAAACGATCATCTCCGATGAGAGTTTCAAATCATCGACGGGCGCATTGGTCTACGCCGATCTCTTCATCGGCGAGCGTTATGACGCCACGCTCGAAAACACTGGTTGGGATCGACTTGGTTTTGAAGATTCTGCCTGGAAAAACGTCAACACCGCTAATTTTGGCTACAACAATCTCGTCGCTCAATATGGCGAACCGTTGCGAATCGTTCAAGAAATCAAACCCGTAGCGATCATCAAAACCCCCAACGGCGAAACTGTTGTTGATTTGGGACAAAACATTCATGGCAAAATTCGCATGTCAGTGCAAGGGACAACCAAAACAGAGATCGTGCTTGATCACGCAGAAATGCTGGATGCCGATGGCAACTTCATGCAGCAGATTCGGGGACGCAACAAAGACCAGCGGGATGTCTATGTCTGCAAAGGCGAAGACGTTGAAGTTTACGAACCCTTCTTCACCACGCACGGTTTTCGCTATGTGCGCATCACAGGCTATCCAGGCGAGCCAACGGTTGATGATTTTATTGGCTTGGTGATCGCATCCGATTTGCGGGAATCGGGCAGTTTCACCTGCTCGGATGAACGCATCAATCAATTACAGGAAAATATTCGCTGGAGTCAAACGGGAAACTTTGTCTCTATCCCTACCGATTGTCCACAACGGGAGCGGGCTGGTTTCACGGGCGATGCGCAGGTCTTCATCCCGACCGCCTGCTTCAATATGGACGTCCACGCCTTCTTCACTCGCTGGCTGCGCAATCTGCAAATCGAACAGCGGGAAGATGGGCAAGTCCCCGCCACCGTGCCGTATTGGCGGAGTTATATCGAGATGTTCACGCCCATTCAGGGCGGGGCGCATACGTCGGCGGGATGGGGCGATGCCTGCATCATCATCCCGTGGACGCTCTATCAAAGCTACGGTGACGAGCGTGTGCTGGCAGAAAATTACGCCACGATGCTGCGCTGGTTGGATTATGTGCGGCAGGAAGCCGAGAGCGGCATCCCCGAACGGCTCGGCGAGTTGAGCGCAGACGCTCGTGAGCGCCAAAAACATCTCTGGAATACGGGCTTTCACTTTGGCGATTGGCTCATCCCCAGCCTGACGGGCGGTTACAGCAATCCTTTCGACGCCGCCAACGCCACCAAGGAAGTCGTCGCCAGCGCCTTTTATGCCTACTCAACGGAACTGATGACACAGATTGCCGCCGTGCTTGGCAAAGAAGATGACGAACAGCGCTTTGCTGAATTGAACGAGAAAATCCGCTCCGCTTTTGCCAAAGAATATCTCGGCGACGATGGCAGTTTGCCCGCCCATTATCAGGGCATGTATGTGATGGCGCTCAAAATGAAGTTGATGCCCGCCGAAATGCGACTGCCCGTCACCGAACAGTTGGTCGGCTTGATCGCCGAAAACGGCTATCGGCTGGACACGGGTTTTGTCTCCGTGCCCTATCTCTTGGACGTGCTCAGCGAAAACGGCAGGCAGGATGTTGCCTACAAGCTGCTTTTCCAAACCCAATGCCCCTCCTGGCTTTACGAAGTCGTTCGGGGCGCCACCACCATCTGGGAAACCTGGGATGCCATCGCCCCGAACGGCGAAGTCACGCTGGCATCCTTCAATCACTATGCCTTTGGCGCAGTCGGCGACTGGCTCTATCGCCATGTCGCAGGGCTAGACAAGGCGCAGGCAGGCTACAAACATATCGTCATCCACCCGCATCCCGATGAACACTTGACGCACACCAAAGCGACCTATCAATCCGTCTATGGCGAGATCGTTTCTGGATGGGAACTGGAAGACGGGCTGCTGCGAGTGGATGCAAAAATCCCGCCGAACACGACCGCCACCTTGCGCTTGGTCGGCGCCAACGGACAGTTGGTTGCCAGTGAACTTCCAACAACCCAATCTGGCAACGACCTGCTCGTGGAAG